A window from Bos indicus isolate NIAB-ARS_2022 breed Sahiwal x Tharparkar chromosome 1, NIAB-ARS_B.indTharparkar_mat_pri_1.0, whole genome shotgun sequence encodes these proteins:
- the LOC139178696 gene encoding olfactory receptor 5K4-like, whose translation MAKENQSLTTEFILKGLTDHPVLKTLLFQVFLTIYLITMVGNLGLVALIFMERHLHTSMYFFLGNLALMDFCCSSAITPKMLQNLFSKDRMISLYECMVQFYFLCLAETADCFLLAAMAYDRYVAICKPLQYHTMMSKKLCIQMTTGAYIASNLHSMIHVGLLLRLTFCRSSQIDHFFCDILPLYRLSCTDPYINELMIYIFSMPIQIITIATVLISYVYILFTVFKMKSREGRGKALSTCASHFLSVSIFYICLLMYIRPFEEGDKDIPVAIFYTIVIPLLNPFIYSLRNKEVINVLKKIMRTYNILKQT comes from the coding sequence ATGGCTAAGGAAAACCAATCTTTGACAACTGAGTTCATTCTCAAAGGACTTACAGATCATCCAGTGCTGAAGACCCTTCTGTTTCAGGTGTTTCTTACCATCTATCTGATCACTATGGTGGGCAATCTTGGTCTGGTGGCATTGATTTTTATGGAACGTCATCTTCACACTTCAATGTACTTCTTTCTGGGTAACCTCGCTCTGATGGATTTCTGTTGCTCCAGTGCCATAACCCCCAAGATgctacagaatttattttctaaagacagaatgatctccctCTATGAATGCAtggtacaattttattttctctgccttGCTGAAACTGCAGATTGCTTTCTCCTGGCAgcaatggcctatgaccgctatgtggccatctgcaaaccacTGCAGTACCACACTATGATGTCaaagaaactctgcattcagatgaccACAGGAGCCTACATAGCTAGTAACCTGCATTCTATGATTCATGTAGGACTTCTACTGAGGTTAACTTTCTGTAGATCTAGTCAAATTGACCACTTTTTCTGTGACATTCTTCCACTATATAGACTTTCCTGTACTGACCCTTATATTAATGAactaatgatatatattttttcaatgccAATTCAAATCATTACCATTGCCACTGTCTTGATTTCTTATGTTTACAttcttttcactgttttcaaaatgaaatccaGAGAAGGGAGAGGTAAAGCCTTATCTACTTGTGCATCCCACTTTCTATCTGTCTCAATATTCTACATTTGTCTTCTCATGTATATTCGACCATTTGAAGAAGGGGATAAAGATATACCAGTGGCAATTTTTTACACAATAGTAATTCCTTTATTAAACCCTTTTATTTATAGCCTGAGAAATAAGGAAGTGATAAATGTTCTGAAAAAAATTATGAGGACCTATAATATTCTTAAACAAACTTAA